In Zingiber officinale cultivar Zhangliang chromosome 3A, Zo_v1.1, whole genome shotgun sequence, the DNA window TGCCAAGAATGCATGCCCAACATGTGCTGATAAGACAGATGCATTATACTTAAAGCATGGCAAGAAATGGTCATATAGAGGGCATCGTCGGTTCTTACCCCCAGAAGCAGAAATTCGAACAATGGCAAGTTATGGCAAGCCAGAGCGACGTGAATTAGATTTGAAGCCATTGTCTGGAACTGAAGTTCTACAAATGACCCAAAACATAAATATGGTTTATGGTAAGAGTAATGCATCAAAACCATCTACACGAGTAAAAACAGGGTCGATCGAACAAATGTGGAGAAAAAAAGCATATTTTGTAGTTTACAGTACTGGGAATTTAATATGATCAGACATAATCTGGATCCTATGCACATTGAGAAAAATGTTTGCGATAATATTCTTGGGACACTTTTGGATGATTCCAACAAGAGCAAAGATAATGCAGTTGCACGTAGAGACTTGAAAATTTTAGGCATTATGAAGCAATTATGGCCACAGACTCAAGAAGATGGTATAGAATATTTGCCAGCCGCATGTTATTGTATGAACAAAGCTGAAAAAAAAGTATTTTGTTCAATCTTGAAAGATATTCGTGTCCCTGATGGTATGTCATCTGACATTTCAAAGTGTGTAGATGTTGGGCGTTGTAAGATCATGGGTCtaaaaagtcatgattgtcatgtcATAATGGAACAATTTCTTCCAATTGCTCTTCGTCGTGTGTTGTCTAGAAAGGTAATTGCACCACTTATTATTTTGTGTGAATATTTTAAGACAGTGTGTGCAAAGTCCTTACGAGAAGATGAATTACAAAGGGCCGAAGAAGGGGTTGTGTTGGCATTGTTTCAGTTGGAAAGAATTTTTCCACCATCTTTTTTTACAGTTATGGTGCACTTAGTGGTACATTTAGCATATGAGGCAAGAGTAGCCGGGCCTGTACACTATCGGTGGATGTATCCAATAGAAAGATATttagggaagcttaaaaattttGTCAGAAATAAAGCTCGTCCAGAAGCTAACATTGCAGAAGCATATTTAGCAGATGAATGTGTTATATTTTGTTCTCGTTATTTGGAGGGTATGAACTCACTATGCAATCATGGAACACGACATAAAGAGGCCCCAAGTGTTGATTTTCCTTCATTGCCAATGTTTCCACATATGGGACGACCTACGAAAGGGCGCCAAGTAATTACATTGGACAATAAAGCTCTGAATCAAGCTCATAGATATATCCTTTTTAATTGTGCAGCACTACAACCATATCGTGAGTAAGTattctttttagaattttaattttattttattgtttcttGAACAATGAAATTTACTAATTATTAATGTTATCACTAAGCAGAGAACTAAAAACTGAATTGAAGAGAATACTTCGGTATAgtctgttaggatcggttgagctagagggggggggggggtgaatggctcacttcttttgctgaccaactttgttttgcacagcggaaatctgaaggcaatgctaacaccggtatttacttggtatccacctcctaaaggaggtgactagtccaaggatccacaccactcacactctttcactatcaaaaaccctccttctcggaatcacaccgaaggtggagaaaccttaacagaaatacatctctcccttttcttcaaaataaatatcacaaacgctacaaagaagaagtagagaaggattacaagcttttaccagcttcttctttgcagaTGAGATTTTAATATGCagtggagaggagcttgaaccctttgctttgaatcttgatcacttgagagttttcaaaaggcttggagagcaatggaacagtatgttATTTGCGTTGTTGTTGTTTTCCAGTTTCTTCCCGTgttttatacgttgagaaaactagccgtttctcacgccgccgtcgccgtggatcgattgaggtcatattccaatcgattcacaactatccgttggaagccatcacgtcaagatcgacggtgcagattcttttatttgacttggatcgattggggtagcgtttgaatcgattcaagcgcttgctcatgaaattcacagctgcgtgaatcgatcggccgatcgattcaataccttgaatcgatcggctgatcgattcagagtgattctgtgcttcgcacaaaatgatcacggatcgatcggccgatcgatccagtaccttgaatcgatcggctgatcgatccagacgcattctgtgctgcgcagaactttaccaatcgatcagccaatcgattgccttaccttcaatcgatcggctgatcgattcagaggcaatttgccgcacagccatgtctgaatcgattttccagtcgatctctaatagtgagcctatcacacacataatcttgtgacttgcaggagtttctcttgccaagaatccggtccccgaccttcttggacttctcttgccttgcatctggtcttctgacctacaAGAACTCTTTTTTGCCAAGAAttcagtcctcgaccttcttggtcttctcttgcatctggtcttctgacttgcaagaaactcctcctgcaaactcacaatgcatgttagttccaccatattaacctaaacttaaataattgtcaacacattgaaacttccagggcatgattgcaccaacaatctccccctttttgatgtttgacaatctatttaagtttaggctaatttccaatacaatgataaataatgattgtagcttgctgaaataataattgcataattgcagtaagcttgattttaatttactaagataggcataagcaataagcatgaacttcaacatagatctccccctttgtcaaaaatcaaaagcaaataactccccctcaataagtgcacAAGGCAAATATGATAAATCCGAGGaatgctccccctaaaacacatatatcaacagaacataacaacactgaaatgtagaatcaaaaggagagtgtagaaaaaaaatatatcatacattcaaaatAAAAGAGAGTTCACAAAAGGACCCCAGAACAACCATCCATATAACAAGATAAAAATACATCATATAGgaacataaaactcgataagctCGTCTCCAGGAGGAGTGGGATCAGGATCAGCAGCTGGAGCGGACGTAGTAGCCGGAGCAGGAACCGCCGCAGAGTCAGGATCAGGGGCATCCTCAGCAGGGGGAACAGGGGCGGGGGATGGACCAGACTGAGACGGGTGAACCGTCACCCACGAGCCCACTAAGTCCACTAGTGTGTCCAGAGTCCGCTGCATCGAAGTCATAgtcgcctgcatcgaagtctgctgctggaccacggtatccaacgtggtacgcaggctggctacctctgttggagcaatctgggtaccctaggttttgatgtttgggcaaaggtttaagttaggtttattgttgtatttgatatgcattgtgagtgtgcaggatacaggtacaacaaggaaagtccaagggtgagtcttggcggtgtaagtccaagcatgtagtcttggcaacgtaagtccaagtgtgatcttggcaaaggaggaaagtccaaggatgagtcttggcggtgtaagtccaagcatgtagtcttggcaacgtaagtccaagtgtgacttggcaatggatgaagtcccggaggcgcgacctcttggcaaaggaagacccgacaacaatgacaaagccgatggaagctccagaaggcaagacgtgaaggatggggaggcatccgagggacgcaaggctgatggaggaggctagaaggctaggtctaggttggtcgggcagggacgagtgctgagagatggtactcggagtaaaatacaagaattagggtttactgtagcagtactgtagcgttactgtagcagtactgtagcagtactgtagcagtcgactgcatgttttagcagtcgactggtgcagtcgactggcagcgaacagaatgtgtgaaatcgagccgttggggtgtaacggtcgaatttccacagagggcagtcgactgcatgttttagcagtcgactggtaggcggggttttcaacccgcgggctataaaaccaaagcttgggagcttggtttgagttgacgaaattagtggtggttaaccctaattagagtctccaagtgcccaagtgatctagcgtgcttgtacgaggttgtggcgaggtttctccacccacaaggagctacgtgagctagccggaaattctccggggaatcatccaccgacggatcgggatcgtccaccttacggacagccgtggagtaggagctttatctccgaaccacgtaaacgccttgtgttagggtttgtgtttggtgtgttgtcttcttccttcttgttttaggttaactttcgtatttgttagtttatttttgtattccgctgcgtactaacaagtgtaggaagtgacgatttgggtgagacgctattcaccccccctctagcggacgtcaaggtcccaacaagtggtatcagagctaggtgagctcttgttggactaatcgccaagagagcggctagaggaagaagatggagtcggagggacctctcggatgggacatccgaatcccacctccatacgagcgcgaggacttcaactattggaggaagcgcatggagatgtggttccaaatgaattggaaccaatggattgcattggaggaaccgtttaaagctccaatggacaagaagggaaagcgtctccgacgtcgatattggaccgatgagcaaagggagcaatcggagacggacaaggaggtaactagaattttaattaatttattacctcctaatgcgatattgaatgtaggtgaatacgagaatgcaaatgacctttggaaaaaggtaattgcacttcatgagagtcctacacaaatccaagaagagaaggatcaatcgaatgttgacacgagctcaacatccgaggaggagaaggaagatgaggaggtatcatccacatcttcaagggaggaagaagtggaaccgcccacatcttcaagtgaagaggaagaagagcaatccaaggaagaggagatcttggaagctcaaccctccacctcaactaccaagaagagcacaaaggatcacatcaaatgctttaagtgtggtaagatggggcactacaagagtaggtgtccttcgctcaagaaggtaaaggaggtaaaccctaaactcactaaagttaatttagaaactaatgtgagttgtaggaagaagaaggagaagaagcacattaggtgctttacatgtggtgagtggggtcactaccacacaaagtgcccaaggagaggagagctcaagaaattggcgcacttgaagaaatgggaaaagaagaggagcacaagtcaagggggagcttcaaaggtaaaagggagtTCCCTGAAGTTTAATCCAATCTccaattcttatatgcttgttagaaataatgtagattatttacctaagcataatcatggatttaggtataatgatagaaatagggttaacatggtagataatcctaagaaatcatacactaagggtagacctaataagacccaaaccacttttcctaagggaatgaaagtgggtgaaaacctaagcattaatcccaagaaggggagacacatgcctaggaagggtaggtctaggaatgtccatgatggacatgttgattctagggttagaaccttagaattggaaaatcaagccttgaagacaaagcttgaggaaatggagaaaatcctagagaggttcattattggacctaaaggacttgacatgtatttgggtggtcaaagacccaaaaatatcaaattaggtccctccaagaccaaaaggaggtcaagtgctaaggtagcacatgacattggtaagagaGGTATGACCAAAGACAagagagagtcatccaaggccaataagaaggaatatgctagggtggcatataattatggcaaggatgatgtgtccaaggtgaagggaaagaagaaactaaccaaagacaagatgtctaaggttaagaaggtgagttttgtaggccaagtgtcacccgaggtgcaccgaagtggcctagccatagtagatgagtcaccaagggaggtgactaaggttaagaatcctaaggttaggaagatccTTTGGGActcatggtagatgggttatcaaatgtgccaagaggtttggagacggacttgagtcttaaacctagggaattggcacacatgggttgtgtttcatgcttgaaaatatgacgttggggtcatatagcatgataattgattttggatgtatagatgtcatataaaccaatgctagggatgcattgtgggttagtatgggcaaatacatcaagaggaagccaaaactaggactttaggtcaaggttcaattgaactttttagctagttttgtgttttgtgtcaatcttgggattggtgatagatatatttttatatatattttttccaagtagatattgatataatagacctctccacaaaatttgggaatttttggaggtctgtggaatttctggcgcatttctgaagttggacagaaaaggctgattttttcatgaatagtgtaccagtcgactggtacagttaccagtcgactggtaacactgttcacgagcacagaatgtctctgtaagctcgttttcatgggggcagtcgactggtacttcttgcagtcgactgatacggtctgaaaatgtttttcaaacattagaaaatgaccaaaagagtagtgaacatgtatgtaatcttatgggggattaatacatgatgtttatggtcattagaggtcaaagagtccaataattgggatattgttggagctctttttgatgtatggcaaagggggagaagtttaggtttaagtgggaaacttatATACCTTTGCAAGGAATCCtatctcaagggggagcttaggtgaagggggagcgattgctcatttattagcaaaaggggagaagtttacctttgcaagaaatcctagctcaagggggagcttaggtgaagggggagcctaggattaggttccatgatttatgcatatgtagattacatatatttatttgcatatgtattgctatattgtttccctaacttaaacgggttgccaaacatcaaaaagggggagattgttggagcaatctaggtaccctaagttttgatgtttgggcaaaggtttaagttaggtttattgttgtatttgatatgcattgtgagtgtgcaggatacaggtacaacaaggaaagtccaagggtgagtcttggcggtgtaagtccaagcatgtagtcttggcaacgtaagtccaagtgtgatcttggcaaaggaggaaagtccaaggatgagtcttggcggtgtaagtccaagcatgtagtcttggcaacgtaagtccaagtgtgacttggcaatggatgaagtcccggaggcgcgacctcttggcaaaggaagacccgacaacaatgacaaggccgatggaagctccagaaggcaagacgtgaaggatggggaggcatccgagggacgcaaggctgatggaggaggctagaaggctaggtctaggttggtcgggcagggacgagtgctgagagattgtactcggagtaaaatacaagaattagggtttactgtagcagtactgtagcgttactgtagcgttactgtagcagtactgtagcagtcgactgcatgttttagcagtcgactggggcagtcgactggcagcgaacagaatgtgtgaaatcgagccgttggggtgtaacggtcgaatttccacagaggacagtcgactgcatgttttagcagtcgactggtaggcggggttttcaacccgcgggctataaaaccaaagcttgggagcttggtttgagttgacgaaattagtggtggttaaccctaattagagtctccaagtgcccaagtgatctagcgtgcttgtacgaggttgtggcgaggtttctccacccacaaggagctacgtgagctagccggaagttctccggagaatcatccaccgacggatcgggatcgtccaccttacggacagccgtggagtaggagctttatctccgaaccacgtaaacgccttgtgttagggtttgtgtttggtgtgttgtcttcttccttcttgttttaggttaactttcgtatttgttagtttatttttgtattccgctgcgtactaacaagtgtaggaagtgacgatttgggtgagacgctattcaccccccctctagcggacgtcaaggtcccaacaacctCCAGGGTCAGCTCCTCAAGGCGAGTGGAAACCGTCTCCTCAAGAGTCGGAGAAGCTGGCCCATGGAACTCCTCCTCAGCCTCATCCTCCACAGGAGCCAAGGCCTGTGCCTCCCCCCTGTGGCGAGCTCGGGGTCCCTCCCCAAAAGCACGGCCATCGATCCATCTAACTCCAGCTGGACCACCAATAAGACCCGACTTCTTGAAGGAGCgtgaagaaatccgagaataagccacGGCCATGTGCTCCAAACGTCCCCGCGAGACATCAACCTTCTGAGACCCCAGCCATATTGAAAAcatattgttggggttgcaaggttgcaaacatagtcccatattgaaaacacatggaaaagatcatgggtttataagagaaagatatctccattggtatgaggcctcttggggagagcccaagagcaaagccatgagggcttaggcccaaagtggacaatatcataccattgtggagatatctaaattcttttcgatcctacaattggtatcagagcccggactgccagaaggtttaaccgccgactgtgcacaagagctatggtctgattgaaccatgtgagtacaatattgacctcgaacaaagaaagtgggggctcctatgttcggatcaagatgaccagacaccaggcaggaagtcctagtaggtcgggtggaccgaggggcaggaagtcctagttgcggctaggcaaggaagtcctagtaggtcgggtagaccgaggggcaggaagtcctagtaggtcgggtagaccgaggggcaggaagacctggtgggtcaaggatcggacgtggaaagcccatggtcctttgtttgagggggggattgttggggttacaaggttgcaaatatagtcccatattgaaaacacatggaaaagatcatgggtttataagagaaagatatctccattggtatgaggcctcttggggagagcccaagagcaaagccatgagggctcaggcccaaagtggacaatatcataccattgtggagatatctaaattcttttcgatcctacatagtCGTCGTCCAAATAATAATGAGTTGGATGATATGGTTAGAATGCAATTTGTAGAATGGTTTGCCAAACGGGTATGTTTCACAttgtaaataattattaaatggtATGATGATAGATGTTAGATATGTTATCCTTTAAAATGTTTATATCTTAACCAAGTTGCAACTTTAATACATTACAGGTTGATCGAACAAATGATCGAATTGATGACCTAGATCTAAGGGTGCTTTCTCGCGGCCCAAATCCTGTAGCATTTAGTTACCATGGGTTCAATATAAATGGTTTTGCATTTCGTACAGTGGAATCTGAAAGCAATAAAAAAGTGCAAAACAGTGGTGTCAGGGTGCAGTCAATATATGATAATGATGATCATGAATCAAATTATTATGGACGATTAACTGATGTTATCTCACTTGAATATGGAGGTCTTGGaagaatttttcttttccgctgtgATTGGGTTAATATCACTACTGGAATGAAAGTTGATCCATTAGGATTTACAATGGTGAACTTTTCATGTTTGATACATACAGGAGAACGTGAAGAACATGAACCTTTTATTTTGGCTTCACAAGCTCAAATGGTTTATTATGTTCGTGATCCCAAAGAAGATGAGTGGTATTGTGTCATTCGTCACACACCAAGAGACACATACAACATGGGTGAAGAAGATGATATTGATACAATGCAGTTTACTCCTAACAACTTTTCTAATATGCAATCACTATTAGGTGATGTAAATGGAGTTGATGTTGATTTAATTAGAACTGATGTGAGAGGTTCGATAGTAGATGATATACCTAATGTGAACAATGAAAATGTTGATGAACATTTTGATTGACTTTTGATATTTACTCTAATTTTATTGTTGAATCTAGTTGATATTGTAttagatatttttgtttcattAAAATATACTTGTCTAAAGTATTGCAATGTTTATTGCCGCTGCTGATTATCAAACATGGAAAAAGTAATGTGGgctttgatgttttaggatttAAGATATCATTTCTGAAAAATTTTTATTCATATTATGTTGTTTCAAGTGTCTATTTGGGATGTAATCTAGTTAATATCAATCAATGCAAACTAAACACTATattctatttcaatttttttattttaaaattgggTGTAAGATACGTTTTTGGTACTATGTGAAGGAAGATGATaaattttcttctatttttttgtgCATTATGTTATGGTGTaggaatttttttatgttttattttttggGCAATTTTATACACTTTGATTGTTTATGGTGTAGGAAATTTGATTGTCATTTTTATTGTATGATAATGAAGTAAGAAATCACTGAAATATGTTTTTTGTTTAACTAATTTTTCTATATTTAAGACATAGCTAGAAATTTGTTGTATACATGACTTTTAATTGTTTACTCGTGagttactcctgcatttcaaactATACATTATCAATCACCATTGAATGACATTGAGATATGGAATATTAATGTAAATTGATGATTTATCTATTGTTTAATGTTTGTATCTGCCAACATTGTTGTCTTAATTATACTTTTAATTGTCCTTTTACTTATTTATTGACTATTTTTATTGGCTTTTGTTCTATATCTATAACAATACCTTCATGCAATTTTTTAGCATTATTTTCAGGTTATTACTGACAATGGTGAATAAAAGAAAGCAAAAGTTGATTCAAAATATCAGAGGACAAGAATTGAGAGACAATGATCTTCAAGATGAACATGAATCACATGATATAACATCAAATTCACAATTGGATACACAAAATGGTGCACTGGAACTAGATCAAAATGAGGAGTTTACTGAGGAGATGCTTACATCTCAAAGGCAACAAAATAGACGTGGGAGGACAGTGATGAGGGATGTGCATGCATTAGATCCTGATGATGTACTTGTAGTGCAATTTAATGAAAGAGGCCAGCCTTATGGGGATATACAACCAGTTCTTGCGAATTTTGTGGGTACGATCGCTAGAAATGGGAACTTGTTGCCCCTTAGTTTTCTTGATTGGAGAAAGATGCCCAAAAAACGCTTGAATGATGCATGGAGAAAAGTGACTGTAAGTTGTTAAGTGTTTAATTCCAAATTTGAATTTAATGCCttcatattatttattaatatttatagGCACGTTTTGATATTCCCGATCGCCATCGAGATGTTATTATGCAAATGATGGGGGCAGCATGGAGGCGATGGAGGACTGAAATCAAAGCTAAGTCTTATGATTCGAATATTCCATTGGATGAGCTTGTTTCCATTCGTCCAGTTCCTCAAAAGTTGACTCCTGAAGTTTGGGAAGCATTGTGCCATTATTGGAACACTAATGAGGTagtaaatatattgattgttttttTATATATGACTAGTGTCAAATTAAAtgcaattttttttagaaaatttcaaaaattaatcaagaaaatgcGAAGAAAAAAAGAGGGAGTCATGCGCTGGGTCGTACAAATATTCCATCCTTGGAGCATAAATTTGTaagtatcaaattgtgttttgttATTACAACTAAATTCACATAATCCATTTATTGTGTAGATCATGATAATCCTAAACTACTGAAGTTCTATGATTTTACTTAATATGTCATGATAGTGATCGATTATGATTGTTTTGCTACCTAATACTATAATTTCCTTTTTTGTGATTAGTtacttatttaattgataaaGAATATGATTTGATATATGTTTTGTGTTTTTCTGTACAATATTATTAATGTGATGTAATTAGTTAGAGTCGAAATTTATTTCAATTATAGAGATGTGAAGTGCCttaaagaaacataaataaagtaataTTTCTTTGTGTGGTCTTTATGCATATTTAGTTAGAAGGTTTTCTCATTAAAATCCTTCCAATTCCTTTCATAATTCATCTCTTTGAATATTCATTCACTGATAAAAATCCACAATATTTGTTAATGTTACTTGACACTTGATCTAAAAATGATTTTTTCATAAGTAGTTTCAGGAAAAGGGGAGAAAACCTACTCGCATTGAGATAATAAAAATAAGTCGTCGAAGTAAAAAGAAAGGAGATGCTCCTGTTGATGATGAAGTGATCCGAGTTGAGGTagtaatttcttttaatttttcatgtttATTTCTCAGTATTCTTCGCAtttcatcaaatatttttttgataggCTTTACTAGATGAAGCTGTGCGGCGTCGACTTCAAGACAAGCCTGAGGGAACTCAACCTACAGAAGTGCATGAGGACGCATTTCGGTTATAATTtcttaacatttttttatttatttatggtaGTTAAAGTTATTACAATTATACgatattaagtattttttttttgtgtagtGATGTTTTTGGACCCGAACATTCTGGCCGAGTTCGATGTTTAGGTGCTGGTGCACTTCCTAGCCAAGTTTTCCCTGAGCTATGTAAGCGCACAATCTATACACCAAGTTATCACTCTAATTCAAATATGACAGCTGAATTCAAGGAAatgcaagaaaaaataaaagaaatggagGCACGGGAAGTACAGAGGCGAATAGAAACAGAGCAAATGATAAGACAAATGCATGACCAACAACTTCAAAATTTTGCACATATTATGCAGAGTATGATATCCGGAGCTGTTGGGGGATCTCGTGGCCCAGAATTGTTACCGGCACaggtaataaaaatatttaatatttattagtaACAATTgaacaattaaaaaatatataaatacatgcatcattttaactaatatctttttttttttaatagatggCGGCTATAATGGCAGAGATTATGCAACGAAATATAGATGCTCCACCAAATGCAAAAGGAAATGATCCTACACCTCCACCACCAACAGATCCATCTAATAATTAGATAAacattttagagaaaactttctttaaatTATGTTGCCACTTGTTAGTGCTATTGTGTTATGTTATTTTGGGGTTGCA includes these proteins:
- the LOC122050841 gene encoding uncharacterized protein LOC122050841, yielding MVNKRKQKLIQNIRGQELRDNDLQDEHESHDITSNSQLDTQNGALELDQNEEFTEEMLTSQRQQNRRGRTVMRDVHALDPDDVLVVQFNERGQPYGDIQPVLANFVGTIARNGNLLPLSFLDWRKMPKKRLNDAWRKVTARFDIPDRHRDVIMQMMGAAWRRWRTEIKAKSYDSNIPLDELVSIRPVPQKLTPEVWEALCHYWNTNEKISKINQENAKKKRGSHALGRTNIPSLEHKFFQEKGRKPTRIEIIKISRRSKKKGDAPVDDEVIRVEALLDEAVRRRLQDKPEGTQPTEVHEDAFRDVFGPEHSGRVRCLGAGALPSQVFPELCKRTIYTPSYHSNSNMTAEFKEMQEKIKEMEAREVQRRIETEQMIRQMHDQQLQNFAHIMQSMISGAVGGSRGPELLPAQMAAIMAEIMQRNIDAPPNAKGNDPTPPPPTDPSNN